The DNA sequence TCCGGccagaggaccctccaatgtgtggtgcttgtggcgtgcaaaTCACTGAACGCAACATTTCATGGGACTGTGCTTTATTTTCCGACCAGCAGACTGCGGCGGATTTGCCGACAGATCTGTCGTCTATTTTAAGCAgtgttcaaacgaatgtggttaaagttttaaagtttcgagaattgtccaacatttttaaCAAGAGTTTAGGGAGATGGTTTTTAATGTCTCAACGTGGTGTCTGGCTCACtcaagttttttgtaagtggtcagccagtcacatttccctgtgcttttcttttagctcttctgtgttttgttttttctctgttttaatttcatgtactcgTATACCTACTAACTGATTTTAAGGCATGCGAGATACAGTGAATGTGTGGTCATTTCGCGTGCATGAGTGTATAACAATTTTAGTGTacctccacattcgtttgtttgataagtgtaagggcgctgatgacctctcctcgctgttgtgcgcccgtAAGAtctaaacatacacacacacacacacacacacacacacacacacacacacacacacacacgcacgcacaccatAATGCCCTCATCAAATAAAGTTAAACATAGCTCAATTTCTTCTATTCGCAGGGTGATTTTTCCTTTCGTGAAAGCGTGACGTTGGAGAAGTACTGTTTATAAGCGTCAGCGCAGACGCTGATTAATCTTACTGTAATTTTACGATCCGTGAGTGAATCGTGCTAACGGACTTGCGAATGAGATGCATTGGTCAGCTGCCACATGGAGATCAAAGCACTCCAACTTCTGTGTTATCCTATTAGCAGTTCCACAGTGGCTAGAGGTGTGAATGCTGACGTCGAACATGGTCAACAATGTGCGAGTAAACTTCGCAAACCTAAGTGGAAACCATAGTTGCTTACCAGTAAACGGATCTACTGATTTTCCGTTGTGGTTTTCAGTACATACTCTTCTCTGGTTACGAAAAAATGAAAGCTAAGCAATCAAACGGAAAACTTTTATCATGCGTTGCCATTGCACTGTTGGCTTGAGACGATAGAACCTCATAGCAAATGAAGCCTTCAGATAATTTAGAGCAGACGAATCTCTACTATCCTTTGCCCGTCATCATTTGCACGTTCTCTTTTGAACTttcgcttcctcagcattttccgaatttcgttgctaAACCACGTTGGggtttttctgtccttaatccagttattaggcacatacttgtccagagctGGATTTACAATCTGTTTAGCATATCACTTAGATTGCAATTATGTATTTCCAGTATGATAGACATAGAAgaattatgggaaaagtttaaacagattgtaaatcacgCTCTGGACAACTATGTGCCTAGCAAGTGGAtcaaggacggaaaagacccaccatggtttagtgACGAAATTGGGAAAATGAAGAAGCAAACGTTATCCCACTCTCGGTTCGAAACAGAAGACGCAAATGACGACATACAGAGATTAGTAGAGATTTCTGTGTCTGTGACAAGATCTGTGGGCGAACCATACAACTACCACCGTAAAACCTTTGTAAAAGATATGGCAGAGAATCCGACAAAATTAAGGTCctatgcaaaatcgctaagcgggtgttcaaatggttcaaatggctctgagcactgtgggacttaacatctgtggtcatcagtcccctataacttagaactacttaaacctaactaacctaaggacatcacacacatccatgcccgaggcaggattcgaacctgcgaccatagcagtcccgcggttccggactgagcgcctagaaccgctagaccaccgcggccggctaagcggGTGTAAGGCTTCATCCAGTCACTCGTTAGCCAATCTGGTGTGGctgttctacagggtgaaaagtatttaaaccgacaaactctggaaggttgtaggggacatcgaagCAAAtagttttccctaatgtcattttttcctacgaggattatttaaaccggtggaggccgcattattctcttcagttgttagaggccgtattacgatcttcagttgttagatggcgtattacgctcttcagttgtaggcaactgctgtccaccagtgtagtagtgcattgtctctgtttactaatggagcgatacacctggagtgagtacactgatatggttggtgcgtactacgtagcgcaccacaacggacgagctgcacagcgggtttatcaacaacaatatcctaatcgccgtatcccgcatcatacgacctttgctgctgtgtaccaacgtgtgtaccaacgtctgcgtgagatcgggtcatttagcagattacctggacagggacgccgtcgcacggtaagaacgctgcaatttgaggaagctgtcttggagCATGTGGAGCGAGattcttcaatcagcactcgtgcaattgcacgtaacatggggacgaatcagacgaatgtaagaacagttcttcgagagctatttttacgtccatttcacgtacagcgtgtccacaacctggaaccagttgattatccacccagagaacagttttcgcagtggtacctggaacagtgtgaaatgcaaaaaaatggtgcaaatggctctgagcactatgggagtcaacttctgaggtcattagtcctctataacttagaaatagttaaacctaactaacctaaggaaatcacaaacgtccatgcccgaggcaggattcgaacctgcgaccgtagcggtctcgcggttccagactgcagcgcccagaaccgcacggccacttctgccggctgtgaaatgcatcctacatatccatcctctgtgttgtttaccgatgaagcaacgttcggccgTGATGGAgttttcaacatgcacaattcgcatgtttggagtgatgaTAACCCACATTCCACAGTTACTAGCgcccatcaagtgcggttcttcgttaatgtgtgggtcggtgttgttggggactgtttaattgggctgtatctgctacctaggctattaaatggcagacactattacaattttctcgccagaggaTTGCCAGAATAGCTGGCAATCCCTgccactccctacaagacaacgcatgttgtTCCAACATTACGGGGcgtcggcacatttcagtcgtcgtgtgcgtcgattcgtggaccgacggttcccagaaacgtgaacTGGCAGagttggtcctgtaccatggcctactcGATCGCCAGATATGTcacctctggatttttttgtgTAGGGAGAcacgcgcaaccttgtttacgcaactcctgttgcatcagaagaggatctggttgccctgatagtagcagcagcaggaacaattcaggatactcctggtgtttttgcccgtgtcagacagaacatgatccgacggtgtaacctttgtttacgtgtcaatggaggcatttttgaaaatctactgtgattgaaattgggttgtgttaatgagttgtctcttggtcataaaaaatggaaaagtgtttgttggtttaattaatttgccgccagagaaatcttactctaccggtttaaatactcctcataggaaaaaatgacattagggaaaaatatttgctttgatgtcccctacaacctcccagagtttgtcaaaaaaaatggctctgagcactatgggacttaactgctgtggtcatcagtcccctagaacttagaactatttaaacctaactaacctaaggacatcacacacatccatgcccgaggcaggattcgaacctgcgaccgtagcggtaacgcggttccagactgaagcgcctttaaccgcacggccacacaggccggcgggagtttgtcggtttaaatacttttcgccctgtagatagcaaaacgaaagctgaagttttagattccgcgtTTCAGAAAcgattcacgcaggagaatcgtacatacATACCGTCGTTTAACCATTGCACAGAGTCCCATAAGGACGACattgtaataagcatccctggcgtagagacacaactgaaagggttgaaaacaaataagttaccAGGTACAGATGAGATCCcacttcggttttacaaagagtactgtacGACTCTGTGGcctagcgcaaagtcccaagcgactgcaaaAAAAACCCGCTGACTCTTGTACatgagaagggtaaaagaaaggtcccgaaaaattacagaccggcatccttaacatcggtttgctgcagaatcctagaacatgttctgagttcgaatataatacatttcctAGAGACGGAAGAGCTTGTATCccagaatcagcacggttttagaaagcatcgctgttgtgaaactcatcttgcccttctctcacatgatatactgcgaactgcgAATGAAGTGCAACAGACAAATttaatattcctagatttccgaaaagaatttgacacGGTACACCACCGTAGACTGTTAACAGAAGTATTAGCATACGGAATATGTtcccacatatgtgagtggctggaagacttcttaagtaaaagaacacagtatgttgtcctcaatgtcgagtgttcatcggagacgagGGAATCGTCAGGattgccacagggaagtgtgacaggtccGCTAtggttttctatgtacataaatgacctggctgaCGGAGTTGGCAGAAATCTGctcttgtttgctgatgacgcattGGTGTACGGGAAAATCTCGAAGATGAATGGTACGATGGTACaggatgacgtagacaaaatttatattttatgtgatgaatggcaactagccctaaatgtagaaaacttAAGTTAATGCGCACGAGTAGGAAGATCGAACCTGTAATGCTCGGATActatattactagtgtcctgctggaCACAGCCAATATCTGTGCATAACGCTTccaagcgatgtgaaatggaacgagcacgtgagcaCTGTGGtaggaaggcgaatgctcgacttcgtttcaTTGCGAGAGCTACAGGAACGTGTGGTTCATCTGTCAAGGAATCACATATAGCAGctagtgcgacttattcttgagtactgttacacACACACTACTTTTTGGGCATATAATTTAAAACCAGTCTATCCTTCCTATTCTTACAGTCTCTTAATTTTTTCGTTGCAACAGACGTGGGTTTGATGAGAGGCTGCAAGAAGAGCAGAAAATCAAAAACGAATCCACAATTAACGAACACTGAAAGGTGAACATAATGCTCTCTATAGGTATTAAAAACAGGGAAGCATTTAAAATAGCACTTTGCGGAACGCATTCCTCTCGAATAAAATGATTTAATAATACGTTACCAATAGCTAAAATAatcctaaaatacactcctggaaatggaaaaaagaacacattgacaccggtgtgtcagacccaccatacttgctccggacactgcgagagggctatacaagcaatgatcacacccacggcacagcggacacaccaggaaccgcggtgttggccgtcgaatggcgctagctgcgcagcatttgtgcaccgccgccgtcagtgtcagccagtttgccgtggcatacggagctccatcgcagtctttaacactggtagcatgccgcgacagcgtggacgtgaaccgtatgtgcagttgacggactttgagcgagggcgtatagtgggcatgcgggagaccgggtggacgtaccgccgaattgctcaacacgtggggcgtgaggtctccacagtacatcgatgttgtcgccagtggtcggcggaaggtgcacgtgcccgtcgacctgggaccggaccgcagcgacgcacggatgcacgccaagaccgtaggatcctacgcagtgccgtaggggaccgcaccgccacttcccagcaaattagggacactgttgctcccggggtatcggcgaggaccattcgcaaccgtctccatgaagctgggctacggtcccgcacaccgttaggccgtcttccgctcacaccccaacatcgtgcagcccgcctccagtggtgtcgcgacaggcgtgaatggagggacgaatggagacgtgtcgtcttcagcgatgagagtcgcttctgccttggtgccaatggtggtcgtatgcgtgtttggcgccgtgcagatgattgccacaatcaggactgcatacgaccgaggcacacagggccaacacccggcatcatagtgtggggagcgatctcctacactggccgtacaccactggtgatcgtcgaggggacactgaatagtgcacggtacatccaaaccgtcatcgaacccatcgttctaccattcctagaccggcaagggaacttgctgttccaacaggacaatgcacgttcgcatgtatcccgtgccacccaacgtgtcctagaaggtgtaagtcaactaccctggccagcaagatctccggatctgtcccccattgagcatgtttgggactggatgaagcgtcgtctcacgcggtctgcacgtccagcacgaacgctggtccaactgaggcgccaggttgaaatggaatggcaagccgttccacaggactacatccagcatctctacgatcgtctccatgggagaatagcagcctgcattgctgcgaaaggtggatatacactgtactagtgccgacattgtacatgctctgttgcctgtgtctatgtgcctgtggttctgtcagtgtgatcgtgtgatgtatctgacccctggaatgtgtcaataaagtttccccttcctggaacaatgaattcacggtgttcttatttcaatttccaggagtgtatctgaagaTGAGTCTAGAAGACAAATGCTCGGAGCCGTTTCGGGATACTATGCCTCGTTTTGTACCTCGCCTGGAAGGCGGCTCCTGCGTCTGCTCCTGTGATCTGAAAtattggccgaatgaaggaagcgagtagcagCAGGTGAGGTAACGCTTTTCGGAACTGCAATTAAAGTTATAGCACCTTTACTGGTGTATAATCGTATACAAACATATTGCGTAACTTTTGCCCGATGAGCACGTAGGGTGCAGCCAAAGTCCAGGTCTACGCAAATACACAGTCTCAGTAGCATGCTaagttgtgttgtgacttggcaagacaaaaaaaaatggctctgagcactatgggactcaacttctgaggtcattagtcccctagaacttagaactagttaaacctaactaacctaaggacatcacacacatccatgcccgaggcaggattcgaacctgcgaccgtagcggtctcgcggttcgaaactgcagcgccagaaccgcgcggccacttcggccggctgttggctagacagccaagccactatgagatagccgaaaggcacgcgtttaagctcatgcaggctggcgtgaggtctggaacagttaaaggagttgagtctagtaaaaaaagtacgtagcttctggaatacttaactttaatccataattggtgaacatcggtctgacggtacatgcatcacaagataaatagcaaatgataatggcgccttgctaggtcgtagcaaatgacgtagctgaaggctatgctaactatcgtctcggaaaatgagagcgtaatttgtcagtgaaccatcgctagcaaattcggctgtacaactggggcgagtgttaggaagtctctctagacctgccgtgtggcggcgctcggtctgcaatcactgatagcggcgacacgcgggtccgacgtatactaacggactgcggccgatttaaaggctaccacctagcaagtgtggtgtttggcggtgtcACCACAAGTTGAACCAACGTTTCCAGGCTGTCTGCTCTCGATCAACTGGGCAGGAAGTAGAGCGGCGCTCGTCGAGCTTCACAgcatcggctagagggcgctgtggtcggtgtAGTTCGTCCTCTCTCGTAGTGTCAACCTACGCCGTGACATTGTAGCTATCTATACCACACCCCTCCCCGCCTGAAACGGTGCACCTTCATGGAATAGGGCTTCCGACGGCGGCTGGAGGGACCCAGGAGCGGCGCAACTGAGGGGGCGGACAGCGGAACCGCCGGGGCGTGCTGCCCAACCGTGTCCCCGAATTGCTCGTAagggggcgaggaaaacgcccctTCGAAAACGTGCCCGGAAcgcgcaccgccactgggtatgcCCGGATGAGGAGGCGGAGCAACCACCTccgtgggcggcggcggcgtgacggcagcctcagccTCAGCATACATCGGCTCCGGCACTGCGGAGAAACGTGAAGGCGGCCGTGGCGACAGCGGCGGCCGGAGGCGGGGCCGTGGCGCCGGCAGAGACAGGCCAGGCCAGCGGTGGCACAGCCAGCGGCGGCGGAGGCGCAGTCGGTGGGGCCACGGGCGTGCTGGCGGAAGCCGCGAAGCGTCCAATTCTGCCGGAAAACAACCAgaggcagaaaaccgaggacgccACAAACGGATCTGGTTCCGGCGTGCAGTAAGcggaggatttccgactgcaatgaacgaggtacaaccacacgagactgatcattgtcagttcgtaacaaaatAACACCACGGTGTACAGCCAAGTTGTGACGTTgtgcaaagtaacgtcgaacaagggGATCACTAATCTGCGTAGCAGACGGAGGCCAGTGAGTTCGAATATACTTTAAAacaatctgcaaagaagcatcggcggctATCGcgaaagcaatgcgacgaaaatccacctgAAAACCATCGAGTAATTCCTTATCTTGCGAACCAATAAACGTGCTTGACAATTCAGAAGACTCGAAGTCGTCATCAGGACCAATAggtagacgagacaaagcatcggcattgccatgctgggccgtagCTCGAAAGAGAATTTCATAATTGTAGTTAGataaaaacaaagaccaacgtcgCAACATTTGTGTAGTACGGTctggaactggctttgacgggtgacAAGATGActtcaaaggcttatggtcggtgaccaaataggaCTTGCGACCGTACAAAATTCGCGAAACTTGGCCACTCTATATACAATAGATAAAACTTCTTTCTCGATTtaagaatagttttgctgggctgacttgagcaacttagacgcaaaagcgatcgggTGATCTACAGAATTAATTCGGTGCGAGACAACCTCTCAGACGCCGTGAGAAGATGCactgacagccaaaacaactggtttggggAGATCGAAGGactcaaacagcgatcactcaacaaagcagatttgagcttgcaGAAAGCAgcatcacattccgaagaccaaacaaaaggaaggTTTTTACACCGAAGGCGATGCGAAGGCGCGGCAATCTGCGCCGCATTTGGTATATACCGAACGTAACatgtaattttacccaacacataTTGAAGTTCATTCAAGTTCCTGGGTGATAGCAAGTCTCTAATCACACGGAGATGTGACGGTGGGGGTGGATACCCTCTCCGTTAAAcgtatgtcctaaatactgaatctcagtttgaaaaattttgcacttgttactgtTACGCTTGAGTCCTGCCGGCAAAAGGACAGTAAATAGGGCacacaaattctgcaaatgttcgtcaggggtgcgacctgatacgacaatatcgtccagataatcgGAACAACCAAGGACAGTGGCAACCAACTGCTGCAAGtaggactgaaaaatagcaggatcTGAAGCACAACCGAACAGAAGGCGACGGGACTTGAgcaatccaaggtgggtgttgatcgcaaaatagcgctgcgactgttcgtcgagcggaatttGAAAGTgtgcgtcccgcaagtcaatcgtggaaaagaattttctcgCTCGAagtttatcaaaaatgtcttcaggacgcggtaagggaaacgtagctaccactgtctgtggatttactgtagacttctaagtcagcacaaatacggagacaaccgtttggtttcttcacgcACACTATAGGCAAAGCCCAGTGCGAAGCAGAAACAGTTTCAATGACAgcactgtcttgcaaatgcttaagttcagcaGCTACGGTGTAGTGCAGTGCGTGTGGTACCGGGCATGCGTGCCGTAAAATAgccatggcattgtctttaactacaacatgcgcagCAAAATCCGTGGCACAACCGAGGCCACCagaaaaagagttcagcaaaatcatcgcatagcgcggcaacactgtctgcacgGTCACTAGCCTCGATgcgaagtacattgtcctgaattgcgaggccaagaagttcaaatgcgtccatgccaaaactgttcggagcatcactagagcggagcacatggaaagacactgtacgtgtcgttgcaccatacgtggcctgcaaactacacacgccgagcactgagatttcctgtccagtaaattcAGTCAACGTGGAATGCAAACGACGAAGCGGGGGCGAACCAAGTAAGTCATACTTTGACCTGTTCAGTAAAGAAACAGacacaccagtgtccagctgcattaGACCAGAACGTCCACAAATGCTCAAAGGCACAAAAGTTTCCTCGCATtgtgctgaatgcgagaggaagtgtctggcgaATCTTGTTtattcacacgacgagctgtagaagcacgtgaagcagaagactttgaataaatggcattaacgtccataggctgatgtgaatcatgatcacgGCGGTTTCCATTGTGCTGATGCCCACGCGCATCACGCGAACGGGAAACAGGCtgtgaattagagtttctcttgCTACACACAGCTTGTACATGTCGTTTCTTATTACAAAAAGAACACTGTGCATGATGGGGTGGACAACTGTTCAGTGGGTGGGCACGAAAACAGTTCGGAcaagatttcagtttcttagtgggtgcctggttGGAAACTTGTTTAGTTGCGCGCGAGTGGCGAGGTGTGGCGCTCTGTGCCGGGTctgggcacgtgttgtgccgcgctaacagtacacacacctgcGGTCACGTCAAACGGCGAAGTAGCCATATCTAATGTATCttatctgtctagcaagtccactacttcctgcaaagacgggtttttaaatcttaCGATTTGCTCGCGGGTGTGATGGTCCGCCACATTCTGCACAATAGTGTCTCTAATCATGatatccgcatatgagcgtccacaggAGCGATTAACGTCACAATCAgatgttagtccctgaaggtccgctaaccgAGATTTATTGGACTGAGTAGGACCACGCCGAAGACGAAAGAATTTGAAGCGTGCAACTACtacatttacactgtcacggaagtggAAGTTCAATGCATCAATCACTTCTGCTTAAGTTTTAGTCTCTGGACACACGGTATAACACTACACTCGCGTTGGCAATGAAAGAGGCAAGccactctgtacctggtatgttgtatgcagcggagtgtgcctcgAACTGGGCGATGTGTTCTGGCCAGCGTTCGACGTCCGAATTGAAGGCATGAAATGGCAGCGCGATGGGCTTCGGCCGTGGTACAGCCGGGACCGTAGTAGCTGCAgcttgtagtgtgaccagtccagcaaccagctgcgtcatttgctgagcctgaaactgtacaagatcggacagcgaagcctgttcctaAGGCGAAGCTATCTTTGACACGAAATAAAGTCTTATAGCGAAGGGTGGAAGCACTCATACACTGATTCACACGGAAAATTAGCGAAAAAATAAAGCAGTACAGAGCAAAAAAACGTAGATAAGTAAAAAAATTTTATCCCATGCTCGTCGCCatttcttttgtatcccgcctggaaggcgggccgaatgaaggaagcgagtaaaAGCTGgggaggtaaagcacttcggtactgcaagtaaagttatAGCACCTTTACTGGTGTATAAACATATACAAGCATACTACATAACTTTTACCTGATGAGCACGTAGAGTACAGCCAAAGTCCAGGTCTGCGCAAATAcacagtctcaatagcaagctaagtTGAAGAGAGGTTTCCAGGCTGTCTGCTTTTGATCAGCTGGGCAGAAAGTAGAGCGGtgctcgttgagctccacagcgtcggctagagggagCTCTGGTCGGTGTAGTTCCCCCACTCTCGTAGTGTCAAccaactatcgataccacacattgTATAAGCTTCTCATACTGCTTGTAGTCGAATATCTCATGAACCCGGACTGAATACGATAAAGTAGCTGCTTCGTTTCTGAGATCAAGGAAACCAGGACGTTTATCACTTCAAGGTCTTTCCTATACGGCCGATGAGGAAGCGATTGCGATAGCTGTTTTGGCACGCACAATACTTTCTAGATTCGATGAAAGGAATTTCATTTCCTCCTGAGTGGGAAACTATCCTGTTCCATAGCTGAAGTTAAAAAGGTCGCGGAGAATTTCGTCAGAAGTTCTGGTGAGATGTAACGGTATGTTGTAATGGATTTTGTCGAGGCTTGCTGAACGTGATCCGTGCTGCATAAAATTTCGAACACAGCTCCGACAGAGAAACAGAAGTTATAAACTTTATCGTTGAGACAAGCGTGCTCCCCTCAATGATCTTCCAATGGAAATTAAAAGGTGGGTGCTGACTGACACTGGCTATCACCCGAGCGAAATGCTCCGTCATGTTACGGCCAGTGGGTCCTTTCCTGGTCTGGTGAATACTGTCCCTCATTTTAGCTCTGATAGGATACTATTTCACACATGATTTGATTTCTTCCTGATATGTTCTTGTATACTTGAAGATTTGGTGGAAAGATACATAGAGTTAAAGATTTCTCCCTGTTATGTTATTGTTCTCCTTAATTATACGAAGAAATTCTGCCCTCACGACCTAAAAGACTGCAAAGTTCTCAGCAGAGCCGCACGCGTGTCCGTGATTGCAGAATTTCACTCGTTGcacgaatttattttttcagtccgAAAAACGATTTGATGCACCTCCTCACGCTAGACTAGCCTGTGAAAGCCCTTCCATCTTTGCATAATTACAGCAACCTACAGCCATTTGACTTGCTTAGCCTTTTGGAACGAAGCCTTGGTATCGTTCTACaaattttaaattccgtgcttGCCCAAATTACCAAATTGAAAATTCCGTGACGCCTccggatgtgtcctatcaatccaTACCTTCTATTAGTCACGTtgtatcataaatttcttttcacacCAATTAAATCCAAAACCTTTCCATTGGTGATCCGAGCTACCCATCCGATCTTCacatcatttcaaaagcttctactcttctTGATTGGACTGTTCATTGTCCATGTCACGCGTCTGTCCAAGGCTACGCTCCAAACAAAAACCTTT is a window from the Schistocerca americana isolate TAMUIC-IGC-003095 chromosome X, iqSchAmer2.1, whole genome shotgun sequence genome containing:
- the LOC124555827 gene encoding formin-like protein 5, coding for MTQLVAGLVTLQAAATTVPAVPRPKPIALPFHAFNSDVERWPEHIAQFEAHSAAYNIPELDASRLPPARPWPHRLRLRRRWLCHRWPGLSLPAPRPRLRPPLSPRPPSRFSAVPEPMYAEAEAAVTPPPPTEVVAPPPHPGIPSGGARSGHVFEGAFSSPPYEQFGDTVGQHAPAVPLSAPSVAPLLGPSSRRRKPYSMKVHRFRRGGVWYR